TGTTGACGGCAAGGTGCCCGATCTGCTTGATCTTCCTGCACACAGGGGCCTGATCCCAGCGATAGTGGCTTCAGACGATTTTACCAGGAGGGGAGGTGAGCCTGACCTGCCATTGGTGTGGCAATGGAACCACAACCCCGATAATTCACTCTGGTATGTAAACCGGGAAGAAGGTTACCTGCGGCTTAGAACGGGACGTATCGACACTGCATTTGTGATGGCCAGGAATACTTTGACCCAGAGAACTATCGGGCCTGAATCTTCGGGAGAGATCCTTATAGATGTTTCCGGAATGAAAGAAGGCGATTTTGCAGGCCTCGCCCTTTTGCAACAGAGGTACGGCAAGGTGGGGGTCAGGTATGAAAACGGAATCAAATCGATTGTAATGGTTAACGCTGAGTCGGGGACTCCCTCGGTGGTGGAGTGCTTGCCGCTTCATCAGAACCGGGTATACCTGAAGGCAGAATGCGATTTCAGCGACCTGGCCGATGTTGCCCGGTTCTATTACAGCCTTGACGGAAAATCCTGGAAACAGATAGGTTCACAACTTCAGATGGCTTATACCCTTCCGCATTTTATGGGATACCGCTTCGGACTGTTTAATTATGCAACCAGGGAACCGGGCGGCTATGTCGATTTCGACCACTTCCACGTCAGTGATATGATTACTAACTAAATATTAATAAGATGATGAAGAAAAGTAAATCCGGAAAAGTTCTGTTAAGAAAATGGCAAACAATAGTTTTGCCGGTCATTATTCTGTGCCTGGTTTTTGCTGAAGCTCACGGACAAAGGGGTGCAAACGCCGATGGGCCTGTTTTCTCCCGGTTTGTTTACCAGGGAGACGACCAGGTTTATAAAGACCATCCCCTTGAACCGGATGAGTTCTATACACCCATTCTACAGGGCTGCTATCCCGACCCGGCCATTATACGCAGGGGGGATGACTATTTCATGGTACATTCATCTTTTGCCATGGTCCCGGGCGTTCCTATCTTCCATTCAAACGACCTGGTCAACTGGAGGCAGATAGGACATGTACTGGACAGGCCTTCCCAGCTGAAGGTTGAACATACAGGTATAAGTGCCGGGGTATACGCTCCTGCAATAAAATACAATCCCCACAATGAGACTTTCTATATGATCACGACGCAGTTTGCAGGAGATTTCGGCAATATGGTTGTGACGACGAAAGATCCGTTTGAAGGATGGAGCGATCCCTATAAGCTTAATTTTAACGGGATAGACCCGTCTATTTTCTTTGATGATGACGGGAAGGCTTATGTTGTGCACAATGATGCTCCTGATCCAGGAAAAGAGCTTTATTCCGGGCACCGGGTGATCAAGATATGGGACTTTGACCTGGAGGAGAACCAGGTGATACCCGGTACGGACAAGATCATTGTTGACGGAGGTGTTGATATAACAAAAAATCCCATCTGGATTGAGATGCCTCATATCTATAAAAGATACGGGCGGTATTACCTGATGTGCGCCGAAGGAGGAACCGGTGGCTGGCACAGTGAGGTTATCTTTGTAAGTGACCATCCCCGCGGGCCATATGAGCCGGCTGCCAATAATCCCATACTTACCCAGAGGTACCTGAACCCCAACAGGGCCAACAGGGTTGAATGGGCAGGACATGCCGATCTGACCAAGGGTCCCGATGGCAACCTGTATGGCGTCTTTCTGGCAGTCCGCCCCAATGAGGTGGACAGGGTGAACACCGGTCGCGAAACCTTTATACTGCCAGTTGAATGGAGCGGCGAATGGCCTGTTTTCATTAACGGACTTATACCGTTTGAGCCCAAGCTGAAGATGCCTGAGGGAGTTGTAAACAAAACAGGAACAGAAGGGTATTTCCCGAACGGGAACTTCACCTTTACCGAAGAGTTTGATTCGGAAGACCTTGATTACAGATGGATAGGAGTGAGGACCTGGCGTGAGGATTTTATGTCTGTAACAGGAAACGGAATGCAAATAATGCCGTTTGAAACCAATATCAAGGCTGTTGCACCAATATCCACCCTTTTTAAGAGACAGATGCAC
The sequence above is drawn from the Marinilabiliales bacterium genome and encodes:
- a CDS encoding glycoside hydrolase family 43 protein, with the translated sequence MKKSKSGKVLLRKWQTIVLPVIILCLVFAEAHGQRGANADGPVFSRFVYQGDDQVYKDHPLEPDEFYTPILQGCYPDPAIIRRGDDYFMVHSSFAMVPGVPIFHSNDLVNWRQIGHVLDRPSQLKVEHTGISAGVYAPAIKYNPHNETFYMITTQFAGDFGNMVVTTKDPFEGWSDPYKLNFNGIDPSIFFDDDGKAYVVHNDAPDPGKELYSGHRVIKIWDFDLEENQVIPGTDKIIVDGGVDITKNPIWIEMPHIYKRYGRYYLMCAEGGTGGWHSEVIFVSDHPRGPYEPAANNPILTQRYLNPNRANRVEWAGHADLTKGPDGNLYGVFLAVRPNEVDRVNTGRETFILPVEWSGEWPVFINGLIPFEPKLKMPEGVVNKTGTEGYFPNGNFTFTEEFDSEDLDYRWIGVRTWREDFMSVTGNGMQIMPFETNIKAVAPISTLFKRQMHKTFTATTTLDYTPGSENDLAGLVCYQSERFNYVFGITKSGNENYLLLQRTERGRSEIIASTRIDVSNPVHLQVRADGDKYWFNYSLDGQEFENLGGEVSGDILSTNVAGGFTGNLIGLYATSGNDARPE